One Dreissena polymorpha isolate Duluth1 chromosome 9, UMN_Dpol_1.0, whole genome shotgun sequence genomic window carries:
- the LOC127846716 gene encoding proteasome subunit beta type-5-like: MALADVCGFRDHSFQSSLFAGRHIAGPNELFRDVEVASTQFSMPYNFDPVENLQQFQDKDSKVKIHFDHGTTTLAFKFQHGVVVAVDSRATAGPYIASQTVKKVIEINPYLLGTMAGGAADCSYWERVLAKQCRIYELRNKERISVAAASKLLANMVYNYKGMGLSMGTMIAGWDKKGPGLFYVDSDGERLTNNLFSVGSGSVYAYGVLDSGYRWDLPVAEALDLGQRAIYHATFRDAYSGGVVNLYHMKETGWEFISRTDTAELHYRFQDEKLKK; encoded by the exons atggcGCTGGCCGATGTTTGTGGATTTCGTGATCACTCGTTTCAGTCTAGTCTTTTCGCAGGTCGACACATTGCCGGGCCTAACGAACTATTCAGAGATGTAGAAGTAGCATCAACTCAGTTTTCTATGCCGTATAACTTTGAT CCTGTAGAGAATCTCCAGCAGTTTCAAGACAAAGACAGTAAAGTGAAGATCCACTTTGACCATGGTACCACCACCCTGGCCTTCAAGTTTCAGCATGGAGTTGTGGTGGCTGTAGATTCAAGGGCTACTGCAGGACCTTATATCG CCTCTCAGACTGTGAAGAAAGTGATAGAAATCAATCCCTATCTGCTGGGAACCATGGCAGGTGGTGCTGCAGACTGCTCCTACTGGGAAAGAGTTCTAGCTAAACAGTGCAG GATCTATGAACTGCGTAACAAGGAGAGGATTTCTGTGGCAGCTGCCTCAAAACTGCTCGCCAACATGGTCTACAACTACAAAGGCATGGGGCTGTCTATG GGAACAATGATTGCAGGATGGGACAAAAAG GGACCAGGCCTGTTCTACGTGGACAGTGATGGAGAGAGGCTCACCAACAACTTGTTCTCGGTCGGCTCAGGCTCGGTGTACGCCTACGGTGTGCTGGACAGCGGCTACAGGTGGGACCTGCCAGTGGCTGAGGCACTGGATCTGGGTCAGCGTGCCATCTACCACGCCACCTTCAGGGACGCTTACAGCGGTGGTGTCGTCAACT TGTACCACATGAAGGAGACAGGCTGGGAGTTCATCTCCAGAACAGACACTGCAGAGCTTCATTACAGATTCCAGGATGAAAAACTGAAGAAATAA